One Niallia circulans DNA segment encodes these proteins:
- a CDS encoding FMN-dependent NADH-azoreductase, translating to MANILYITANPYDETTSYSMAVGREFIDAYKKLHPEDNIVHLDLYEAEIPYLDRDVFNGWEKLKAGTPFEKLSHSERLKTGRLAELGGQFLLADKYVFVNPMWNFSIPAVMKTYIDAVTVSGKTFRYTKEGSVGLLKGKKAFHIQSSGDIYSYGSEAKNEMSNRYLEVMMNFFEVSSFESIIIEGQQRFPEQAEEIKAKALIQAQEAAAAF from the coding sequence ATGGCTAATATACTATATATCACAGCTAACCCCTATGATGAAACAACATCATATAGTATGGCAGTGGGACGAGAATTTATAGATGCATATAAAAAATTACACCCAGAGGATAATATTGTTCATCTTGACTTGTATGAGGCCGAAATACCTTATTTAGATCGAGATGTATTTAACGGCTGGGAAAAGCTTAAAGCAGGCACCCCTTTTGAAAAGCTGTCACACTCTGAAAGATTAAAAACAGGACGGCTTGCAGAATTAGGAGGACAATTCTTATTGGCAGACAAATATGTTTTTGTTAACCCAATGTGGAACTTCTCCATTCCAGCTGTCATGAAGACATATATTGATGCCGTGACTGTCTCTGGCAAAACCTTCAGATACACAAAAGAAGGCTCTGTTGGCCTATTAAAGGGTAAAAAGGCTTTCCATATTCAATCAAGCGGTGATATTTATTCTTATGGTTCTGAAGCTAAAAATGAAATGAGCAATCGTTATTTAGAAGTTATGATGAATTTCTTTGAAGTGTCTTCTTTTGAAAGTATTATTATTGAAGGGCAACAAAGATTTCCTGAACAAGCGGAGGAAATTAAAGCAAAGGCGCTTATTCAAGCACAAGAGGCAGCTGCTGCATTTTAA
- a CDS encoding FbpB family small basic protein, which translates to MRKKTFKELVNENKKIILEDQKSVEQIYKKIDDKHLQPQK; encoded by the coding sequence GTGAGGAAAAAGACCTTTAAAGAATTAGTGAATGAAAACAAGAAAATTATATTAGAAGACCAAAAGTCTGTTGAACAAATATACAAGAAGATTGATGATAAACATTTGCAGCCACAGAAATAA
- the aroQ gene encoding type II 3-dehydroquinate dehydratase → MKKFLMLHGVNHNMFGKRDPKQYGTITLEEINSNIQALANELQIEVEAYQTNHEGEMVEKIHEAFLNGIDGVVLNAGAWTHYSYAIRDALAILTVPVVEIHMSNIHSREEFRHTSVFADIATGQISGFGEESYLLGIRAAVAASQK, encoded by the coding sequence ATGAAAAAATTCCTTATGTTACATGGCGTCAATCATAATATGTTCGGTAAACGCGATCCGAAGCAATATGGCACAATTACATTAGAAGAAATCAACAGCAATATTCAAGCTTTAGCAAACGAATTGCAAATCGAAGTGGAAGCATATCAAACAAACCATGAAGGAGAAATGGTCGAAAAGATTCACGAAGCCTTCCTTAATGGAATAGATGGGGTAGTGTTAAACGCAGGCGCATGGACACATTACAGCTACGCAATAAGAGATGCATTAGCAATTCTGACAGTGCCTGTAGTGGAAATTCATATGTCTAACATCCATTCGCGTGAAGAATTCCGTCATACATCAGTGTTTGCAGACATTGCAACAGGGCAAATTTCTGGATTCGGTGAGGAAAGCTACTTGCTTGGCATTCGTGCAGCAGTCGCAGCCAGTCAAAAATAA
- a CDS encoding SDR family NAD(P)-dependent oxidoreductase, with protein MSTYALITGASSGIGEEFAHKYAKDGYHLVLVARSTEKLVALGKLLENNYGITTYSLSMDLTEEYSAQKIFAELNALGVELDVLINNAGFATNGRLTDTSLEMQHEQIMLNSVSLMDLCYLFLQQKMTAGKQAGTIINIASTAAFHPIPFMAIYAATKSFVLSFTEGLHKEYSPLGFKIIAVCPGATDTNFFKNGGVSFGAMRTPADVVKTVHKGLKKQKAAVVDGSQNIFSSVILPKILSRKSMLALVSKIMQTRIKSA; from the coding sequence ATGAGTACATATGCATTAATCACAGGAGCATCATCAGGTATTGGCGAAGAGTTTGCCCATAAATATGCTAAGGATGGGTATCATTTAGTGCTTGTCGCCAGATCAACTGAGAAATTAGTAGCCTTAGGTAAGTTATTGGAAAATAATTACGGAATAACTACATATTCGCTTTCGATGGATTTAACTGAGGAATATAGCGCCCAAAAAATATTTGCAGAACTAAATGCACTAGGAGTGGAACTGGATGTTCTGATCAATAATGCAGGCTTCGCAACAAACGGAAGACTAACAGACACTAGCTTAGAAATGCAGCATGAGCAAATTATGCTAAATTCCGTTAGTTTGATGGATTTATGTTATTTATTTTTACAGCAGAAAATGACAGCTGGAAAACAGGCGGGAACTATTATTAATATCGCATCAACCGCGGCATTCCACCCTATTCCCTTTATGGCAATATATGCTGCTACAAAATCATTTGTATTATCATTTACAGAAGGTCTCCATAAGGAATACAGTCCATTAGGCTTTAAGATTATCGCCGTTTGTCCTGGGGCGACAGACACTAATTTCTTTAAAAATGGCGGAGTATCATTTGGGGCAATGCGAACACCAGCAGATGTCGTTAAAACCGTTCATAAAGGGCTAAAAAAACAAAAAGCTGCTGTAGTCGATGGCAGCCAAAATATTTTTTCATCTGTAATTCTGCCAAAAATACTATCAAGAAAAAGTATGTTAGCTTTAGTATCAAAAATAATGCAGACTCGAATAAAATCTGCTTAA
- a CDS encoding aspartate/glutamate racemase family protein: MIGVIRVFSTDNKEILNQHGKVITNTSNIPTVSKCIQDQPLGIFNDETEAQAIPKIVELGKELEREGSKVLVISCAADPAIEELRTSVSIPVIGAGSAAALTALSIGKSVGVMGITDNAPAAVENLLGSLLVGYKRPDGVTNTTDLLTPQGKQNGIEAAEHLISLGAEAIVFACTGFSTIGLAAVLREKLTIPIIDAVEAEGLFASYLLKKSVLSVSSQAGFL, from the coding sequence ATGATAGGAGTTATTCGTGTATTTTCGACTGATAATAAAGAGATATTAAATCAACACGGAAAGGTAATCACAAATACTAGTAACATACCGACAGTGAGCAAATGTATACAAGATCAACCCCTTGGTATATTTAATGACGAAACGGAAGCACAAGCAATTCCGAAAATTGTGGAATTGGGCAAAGAGCTAGAAAGAGAGGGCTCAAAGGTGCTAGTAATTAGCTGTGCGGCAGACCCAGCTATTGAGGAGCTTCGAACATCAGTATCAATTCCAGTAATCGGAGCAGGAAGTGCTGCTGCACTTACTGCTTTATCGATAGGTAAATCGGTTGGGGTAATGGGCATAACAGATAATGCTCCAGCAGCAGTGGAAAATTTACTCGGTTCGTTGCTTGTTGGTTATAAAAGACCTGATGGCGTGACAAATACGACTGATCTATTAACACCTCAAGGAAAACAAAACGGAATCGAAGCAGCAGAGCATCTTATAAGTCTCGGTGCTGAAGCAATTGTATTTGCTTGTACAGGCTTTTCGACGATTGGGCTTGCAGCAGTTTTGAGAGAAAAGTTAACTATTCCAATAATTGATGCAGTTGAAGCAGAAGGCTTATTTGCCTCTTATTTATTAAAAAAGTCAGTTCTATCTGTTTCTTCTCAAGCAGGATTCTTGTAA
- a CDS encoding MarR family winged helix-turn-helix transcriptional regulator, with protein MREIDKLRYLIQCVQREGNNRFAHLLQAKGLDITPSQSEVITVLSEFGSMSIAELGELLLCNSQHPSRLVRRLLDKDYIIKENSKDDSRKVIISLTEKGKLLSKEVSQMEQLFNEEIASKIAASNINLQDLNSLFANQISETTSESKIANRFGSDN; from the coding sequence TTGAGAGAAATCGATAAACTACGCTATTTAATTCAGTGTGTCCAAAGGGAAGGTAATAATAGATTTGCTCATTTGCTTCAAGCAAAAGGGCTTGATATAACGCCAAGTCAAAGTGAAGTCATTACAGTGTTGAGTGAGTTTGGGTCTATGTCGATTGCTGAGCTAGGAGAGCTGCTGCTTTGTAATTCTCAGCATCCAAGCAGGCTTGTCCGAAGACTGTTAGATAAAGATTACATAATTAAAGAAAACTCAAAAGATGACAGCCGAAAAGTCATTATTTCATTGACTGAAAAAGGAAAATTACTAAGCAAGGAAGTAAGCCAGATGGAACAATTATTTAACGAGGAAATAGCAAGTAAAATCGCTGCAAGCAATATTAATTTGCAGGATTTAAATTCACTTTTTGCCAATCAAATTTCAGAAACAACAAGCGAATCGAAAATTGCCAATAGATTTGGTTCTGATAATTAA
- the fbpA gene encoding Fur-regulated basic protein FbpA: MSIWSNAVEVRKAFIIDQLLSIGIYKKENVQLYELSLSELESEYYLHIRGKRL, translated from the coding sequence TTGTCTATATGGAGTAATGCAGTAGAAGTGAGAAAAGCGTTTATAATAGATCAGCTGTTAAGCATCGGTATATATAAAAAAGAAAATGTCCAGTTATATGAGCTAAGTCTTAGTGAATTAGAAAGTGAGTATTACTTGCATATTAGGGGGAAAAGGCTGTGA
- a CDS encoding alpha/beta hydrolase, with amino-acid sequence MKHIFNKGTDSQRPTLLLLHGTGGTELDLLPLAGIIDNQASVLSVRGNVLENGMPRFFRRLAEGVFDEADLLARTSELNSFLDEAAVKYEFDRSNIVAIGYSNGANIAASLLFHEKDALKGAILHHPMVPRRGIDLPDLTGKSVFIAAGTNDPICSPLESGELESLLQNANADVEIHWENRGHSLIPSEVEAASEWYKKVF; translated from the coding sequence ATGAAACATATATTCAATAAAGGAACAGATTCTCAAAGACCGACATTATTGTTACTACATGGTACGGGCGGAACAGAACTAGATTTGCTGCCGCTTGCAGGCATAATTGATAATCAAGCCTCCGTGTTAAGTGTCCGTGGGAACGTTTTAGAAAACGGTATGCCAAGATTTTTCCGCAGATTAGCGGAGGGTGTGTTTGATGAAGCGGATTTGCTTGCAAGAACAAGTGAACTGAACAGCTTCTTAGATGAAGCAGCAGTAAAATATGAATTCGATCGCAGTAATATTGTAGCAATTGGCTATTCAAATGGAGCAAATATCGCCGCAAGCTTATTGTTTCATGAAAAAGATGCATTAAAAGGTGCTATACTCCACCATCCAATGGTTCCAAGACGAGGAATAGACTTGCCTGACTTAACAGGAAAATCTGTGTTCATTGCTGCTGGAACAAATGATCCAATCTGCTCGCCGCTTGAATCGGGGGAGCTTGAATCACTATTGCAAAATGCGAATGCAGATGTTGAGATCCACTGGGAAAACCGCGGACATTCCCTAATCCCATCAGAAGTAGAAGCAGCGTCAGAGTGGTATAAGAAAGTATTTTAA
- a CDS encoding winged helix-turn-helix transcriptional regulator: protein MNEQHQLGPKVERSFELIGKRWTGLIIYVLLSGPKRFSEIHKIIPDLSKRMLTERMKELEDHGIVIRQIVKERPVRAEYLLTEKGMELGKILGPLSQWGESWMSD from the coding sequence ATGAACGAACAGCATCAATTGGGTCCTAAAGTGGAAAGAAGCTTTGAGCTTATAGGAAAAAGATGGACGGGCTTAATTATTTATGTTTTGTTAAGCGGACCAAAGCGCTTTAGTGAGATACACAAAATCATTCCTGATTTAAGTAAACGAATGCTTACCGAACGAATGAAGGAGTTAGAAGATCACGGCATCGTAATTCGCCAAATTGTGAAGGAAAGACCTGTTCGCGCCGAATACTTATTGACGGAAAAAGGCATGGAATTAGGAAAAATCCTTGGTCCATTAAGTCAATGGGGTGAAAGCTGGATGAGTGACTAG
- the aroE gene encoding shikimate dehydrogenase, with amino-acid sequence MSNAHEKNIDGKTKLVGLLATPIGHSLSPRMHNLAYTLTDLNYAYLAFEVGNDELEATVKGLKAAGAAGFNVSMPNKMKVLEYLDELDDSAKYARASNTVVNRDGKLIGYNTDGQGYVKNLLEHGVTLEDKKVTLVGSGGAATPIAIQLVQSGIKEISIFARNDAFFVQAEENADYINNEMKQFGVKANIFPLEDKEAFRREVAESAILANGTSLGMKPLDHLSIIDDTLDVLRKDLVVTDVVYNPQKSKLLAQAEEAGATAINGLGMMLWQGALGFKLFTGVDMPVEQVKEILFGDNQ; translated from the coding sequence ATGTCAAACGCACACGAAAAAAATATTGATGGAAAAACAAAATTAGTAGGCTTGCTTGCAACACCAATCGGTCACAGTCTATCACCACGTATGCATAATCTTGCCTACACTTTAACAGATCTAAACTATGCATATCTTGCTTTTGAAGTTGGCAATGATGAGCTCGAAGCAACAGTTAAAGGCTTAAAAGCTGCAGGAGCAGCAGGCTTCAATGTATCTATGCCAAATAAAATGAAGGTGTTAGAGTACTTGGACGAACTAGATGATTCTGCAAAATATGCTCGTGCCAGCAACACAGTAGTCAATCGTGATGGCAAATTAATAGGCTACAATACAGATGGACAAGGATATGTAAAAAATTTATTAGAACATGGAGTAACACTTGAAGACAAAAAAGTAACACTTGTTGGCTCTGGCGGTGCGGCAACACCAATCGCTATTCAGTTAGTGCAATCAGGAATCAAAGAAATCAGCATTTTCGCTCGCAATGATGCGTTCTTCGTCCAAGCAGAAGAAAACGCAGATTACATTAATAACGAAATGAAGCAATTCGGCGTTAAAGCTAATATTTTCCCACTTGAAGATAAAGAAGCCTTCCGTCGTGAGGTAGCAGAAAGTGCCATTCTTGCTAATGGTACAAGCCTTGGCATGAAGCCGCTCGATCATTTAAGTATTATTGATGATACATTAGATGTGCTTCGTAAGGATTTAGTCGTAACAGATGTTGTATACAACCCGCAAAAATCTAAATTGTTAGCACAAGCAGAAGAGGCTGGTGCTACAGCTATTAACGGTTTAGGGATGATGTTATGGCAAGGAGCACTAGGATTTAAGCTGTTTACAGGTGTTGATATGCCTGTTGAGCAAGTTAAAGAGATACTATTCGGAGACAATCAATAA
- a CDS encoding response regulator transcription factor, giving the protein MFKILVVEDDVNTRKLMCAVLKQYGFDAYAAEDGISALHFMDSQHVDLVVLDLMMPNMDGYELTRQLRSSWEHLPILMVTAKQEPNDKKQGFLAGTDDYMTKPVDEEEMVLRIKALLRRAQIASEHKLTVGKSVLDYDALTVTNRDTVIALPPKEFYLLFKLLSYPNMIFTRMQLMDEIWGLESETNDRTLNVHINRLRDRFKDWSDFDIVTVRGLGYKAVKRA; this is encoded by the coding sequence ATGTTTAAAATATTAGTGGTTGAAGATGATGTGAATACAAGAAAGCTTATGTGTGCAGTATTAAAGCAGTATGGCTTTGATGCATATGCTGCAGAGGATGGCATCTCTGCACTTCACTTTATGGATAGTCAGCATGTTGATCTAGTGGTGCTTGATTTGATGATGCCAAATATGGACGGTTATGAATTAACAAGACAGCTCCGCTCCTCATGGGAGCATCTGCCTATCTTAATGGTTACAGCAAAGCAGGAACCAAACGATAAAAAACAAGGGTTTCTTGCTGGTACAGATGATTATATGACAAAGCCAGTAGATGAAGAGGAAATGGTACTGCGTATTAAAGCATTGCTGCGCAGAGCCCAAATAGCAAGTGAACATAAACTGACAGTTGGTAAATCAGTCTTAGATTATGATGCATTGACTGTTACAAACAGAGACACTGTGATTGCATTGCCTCCAAAGGAATTTTATCTTTTGTTTAAACTGCTTTCCTATCCGAACATGATTTTTACACGTATGCAGCTGATGGACGAAATTTGGGGGCTCGAATCAGAAACGAATGACCGTACATTAAATGTTCATATTAATCGCTTACGGGACAGGTTTAAAGATTGGTCTGACTTTGATATCGTAACTGTCAGAGGTCTTGGCTATAAGGCAGTGAAAAGAGCATGA
- a CDS encoding ring-cleaving dioxygenase, which translates to MTKTLGIHHITAMVNDAQRNINFYAGVLGLRLIKKTVNFDRPEVYHLYFGNETGDPGTVITFFPWEKQLKGRVGTGQVGVTKYVIPIGSATFWENRLIKHGIELTTFVRFGEKTIKFSDPDGLQLELVERQEGPVNTWSTAGITAEHAIKGFGGAVLYSARPHKTKEVLEEILGLEFVGQQEEIIRFRSAGDLGNIIDIQLNPSNRGLMGAGTVHHIAWRAEDEEELQKWRALLQEKGYYPTEIRDRNYFKAVYFHEEGGILFEIATNPPGFTADEPLEELGNKLMLPDWLESQRAELEEVLPKVEVRSIGGEN; encoded by the coding sequence ATGACGAAAACATTAGGCATTCACCATATAACAGCAATGGTTAATGATGCACAGCGCAATATTAATTTTTATGCAGGAGTACTTGGGTTAAGGCTGATAAAAAAGACGGTTAATTTTGACCGTCCTGAGGTTTACCATTTATATTTCGGCAATGAAACAGGAGACCCTGGAACTGTCATTACCTTTTTTCCGTGGGAAAAGCAGCTAAAAGGAAGAGTGGGTACAGGGCAAGTCGGAGTAACTAAATATGTTATTCCAATCGGTTCAGCCACATTTTGGGAAAATCGTTTAATTAAACATGGAATAGAGTTAACAACATTCGTGCGTTTCGGTGAAAAGACAATTAAGTTCAGTGATCCAGATGGACTGCAATTAGAGCTTGTGGAACGACAAGAAGGTCCAGTAAATACATGGAGCACAGCAGGAATAACAGCAGAGCATGCAATAAAAGGCTTCGGTGGAGCCGTATTATATTCTGCGCGGCCACATAAAACAAAGGAAGTGCTCGAGGAAATATTAGGGCTGGAATTTGTTGGTCAACAAGAAGAAATTATTCGTTTCAGATCAGCAGGTGATTTAGGCAATATCATTGATATTCAGCTTAACCCTTCCAATCGCGGCTTAATGGGTGCTGGCACTGTCCATCATATTGCGTGGAGAGCTGAAGATGAGGAAGAATTGCAGAAATGGCGAGCATTACTGCAGGAGAAAGGCTATTATCCAACAGAGATACGTGATCGCAATTACTTTAAGGCTGTGTATTTTCATGAGGAAGGCGGCATCCTGTTTGAGATAGCAACAAACCCGCCAGGCTTCACCGCAGATGAGCCTTTAGAAGAGCTCGGAAACAAGCTCATGCTGCCAGACTGGCTGGAGTCGCAACGAGCAGAACTAGAAGAAGTATTACCAAAGGTAGAAGTACGTTCAATAGGAGGAGAAAACTAA
- a CDS encoding PucR family transcriptional regulator: MNSVGITINELLRLPVLKDAKVISGAKGLNRMVRYIDIMEVPDIKGWLREGELLLTTAYAIRHDTKLLSNLVQHLAQADAAALAIKRERYLQDLPEEMLQISNEFNLPIIELPTGIPYIDITNAVMELLIDKQTYLLRRSEELYKKLTTLVLENSGIQTVADNVSGLLKSPIWLLDRKGNTIVSAPQRNSNPPFTDIRCWEITVDKQIVGKLYIERDNLDDLDMVCVEQARLVFALELMRRKTAIDTEKKLRGSFIEELLTGLPLTKQEVMNKGRKLGLNPDTSWRIMVLENETEMEEDHAFFQKIEIGLKQHFSLYFKKACMHIHLQANRIVLLCSLQTKGGTAEKWKELFTPILTEFKEIRIGVGTEAALWEVQNSFIQARKAILLGSSLDLTQHLFTYEEMEVFSLLLDAADYVNMDEVVAKNIGKLCQYDKENDTDLVKTLFYYLTTDGSLVETANLLYIHRNSVKYRMDKIEKVANIKIASFREKFVYYLSIFHYLFKKSH, from the coding sequence ATGAACTCAGTAGGAATAACAATCAATGAGTTGCTTCGTCTTCCGGTCTTAAAGGATGCGAAGGTAATAAGCGGGGCAAAGGGCTTAAACAGAATGGTTCGTTATATCGACATCATGGAAGTTCCTGATATTAAGGGTTGGCTGAGAGAGGGAGAGCTCTTGCTGACTACTGCTTATGCTATACGTCACGATACTAAGCTGCTGTCAAACTTAGTACAGCATTTAGCTCAAGCAGATGCTGCTGCTTTAGCGATAAAACGAGAACGATACCTGCAGGATTTGCCTGAGGAGATGCTGCAAATAAGCAATGAATTCAACCTGCCTATCATTGAGCTTCCAACAGGGATACCATATATTGATATTACGAATGCTGTTATGGAACTTTTAATTGATAAACAAACCTACTTGCTGAGAAGGTCAGAAGAATTATACAAGAAACTAACAACTCTTGTATTAGAAAACAGCGGGATACAAACTGTTGCAGATAATGTATCTGGATTATTAAAATCGCCGATATGGCTACTAGACAGAAAAGGTAATACGATTGTGTCTGCTCCGCAAAGAAATAGCAATCCTCCTTTCACTGATATTAGGTGCTGGGAAATTACCGTTGATAAACAAATTGTCGGCAAGCTTTATATTGAAAGAGACAATCTCGACGACTTAGATATGGTTTGTGTAGAACAAGCTCGTTTAGTGTTTGCATTAGAACTTATGCGCAGAAAAACAGCGATAGATACAGAAAAAAAGCTCAGAGGCAGTTTTATTGAGGAACTGTTAACTGGACTGCCGCTTACCAAGCAAGAAGTAATGAACAAAGGCAGGAAATTAGGCTTAAACCCTGACACCTCTTGGAGAATTATGGTGCTGGAAAATGAAACAGAAATGGAAGAAGATCATGCCTTTTTCCAGAAAATAGAGATCGGGTTAAAGCAGCATTTTTCACTATATTTCAAAAAGGCATGCATGCATATTCATTTGCAAGCAAACAGAATCGTGCTGTTATGTTCATTACAAACGAAAGGTGGGACTGCGGAAAAGTGGAAGGAATTATTTACACCTATTCTTACTGAGTTTAAAGAGATAAGAATCGGTGTTGGAACCGAAGCAGCTTTATGGGAGGTACAGAACAGCTTCATACAAGCGCGTAAAGCTATACTACTTGGTTCTAGCTTAGATTTAACACAGCATCTCTTCACATATGAAGAAATGGAGGTATTTAGTTTATTGCTTGATGCCGCAGATTATGTAAATATGGATGAAGTTGTAGCCAAGAACATAGGCAAGCTTTGTCAATATGATAAGGAAAATGATACAGATCTAGTTAAAACTTTATTCTATTATTTAACAACAGATGGAAGTTTAGTGGAAACTGCTAACCTTTTGTATATCCACCGCAATTCTGTTAAATACCGGATGGATAAGATTGAAAAGGTCGCAAACATTAAAATAGCAAGCTTTCGAGAGAAATTTGTTTACTATTTATCCATTTTTCATTATTTATTTAAAAAATCACATTGA
- a CDS encoding HAMP domain-containing sensor histidine kinase, giving the protein MREFFKKRLSLAITLVIFVFFVFVATFIIALAITIFLNYIGYVKHSDMTKALPFFGFVGFCILLGTSLTAFLSKKALNPIRTVIDATHKVADGDFSVKVNIKGIGELEELSQSFNKMTYELSSIETLRSDFVNNFSHEFKTPIVSIRGFAKLLKENNLTEEERQEYLHIIMTESERLAALSTNVLALSKYEHIEIISDKLPFRLDEQIRKTIVLMEPKWSAKDIAVNVELDNVTFSGNEDLTQQIWVNLIDNAIKFSHNGSAIHISLSNKNDKIIFTIQDDGIGMDNQTKARLFDKFYQGDVSHSKLGNGLGLSLVKRIVQLCSGTIYVESAKDEGSTFTIILPK; this is encoded by the coding sequence ATGAGAGAGTTCTTTAAAAAAAGATTAAGTCTTGCCATAACATTAGTTATTTTTGTATTTTTTGTATTTGTGGCAACATTTATTATTGCACTGGCTATTACTATCTTTTTAAACTATATAGGTTATGTAAAACATAGTGATATGACAAAAGCCCTCCCCTTCTTTGGCTTTGTCGGCTTTTGCATATTGCTTGGTACTTCGCTGACTGCTTTTCTCAGCAAAAAAGCTTTAAATCCGATCAGAACCGTTATTGATGCTACACATAAGGTTGCCGATGGCGATTTTTCAGTCAAGGTTAATATAAAGGGCATTGGCGAATTGGAGGAGCTGTCGCAAAGCTTCAATAAAATGACCTATGAACTTTCCAGTATCGAAACATTAAGAAGTGATTTCGTTAATAATTTCTCTCATGAATTTAAAACACCAATCGTATCAATCAGAGGATTTGCTAAGCTCTTAAAGGAAAACAATTTGACAGAGGAAGAACGGCAAGAGTATCTTCATATCATCATGACAGAATCAGAGCGTTTAGCTGCTCTGTCTACAAATGTATTGGCATTATCGAAATATGAGCATATAGAAATTATTTCTGATAAACTGCCGTTTAGGTTAGACGAACAAATTAGGAAAACAATCGTGCTAATGGAACCAAAGTGGTCAGCTAAAGATATAGCTGTTAATGTGGAATTAGATAATGTCACCTTCAGCGGCAATGAAGATTTAACACAACAAATTTGGGTTAATTTGATTGATAACGCCATTAAATTTTCCCACAACGGCAGCGCAATTCATATTAGTCTTTCAAATAAAAACGATAAAATTATATTTACAATCCAGGATGACGGCATTGGGATGGACAATCAAACAAAGGCTCGGCTTTTTGATAAATTTTACCAAGGCGATGTCTCTCATTCGAAACTAGGTAACGGGTTAGGGCTTTCCCTTGTCAAACGAATCGTCCAGCTTTGCAGTGGGACGATTTATGTAGAAAGCGCAAAGGATGAAGGCAGTACATTCACCATAATTCTTCCGAAATAA